One segment of Anaerolineae bacterium DNA contains the following:
- a CDS encoding undecaprenyl/decaprenyl-phosphate alpha-N-acetylglucosaminyl 1-phosphate transferase: MISFPIVFGTAFLISFLLTPLTIPLGFKVGAVDVPGGRKAHSGIKSRLGGIALFLSFALAVTLTLILPASMLPPRNDPKELTRLTGVMLGSLFIFLIGLLDDKFNLKPPFQLLSQLAVSLIAIAFLVFIERVMNPFTNQLVIFPFPLVIAFTIFWISGMINTVNFLDGLDGLATGVGAITSAVLALHMWREGQLSVVPLPLALLGSTLGFLPYNFHPARVFMGSCGAFFLGYALGTLSIVAGAKVATILLVMGVPIMDVAWIIFQRLRSRSSIFQADRRHLHHRLYDLGFSQRQIVLAYYGVSLFFGILVFVLPSRLYKLLALLLLWAITSVLFWLLTLKGEKGGNRLRHHGG; the protein is encoded by the coding sequence GTGATTTCTTTCCCTATAGTTTTCGGGACCGCATTCCTTATCTCCTTCCTCCTGACCCCCCTCACCATACCGCTTGGGTTCAAAGTGGGGGCGGTGGATGTTCCAGGTGGAAGGAAAGCCCACTCAGGAATCAAGTCGCGCCTTGGAGGCATAGCTCTTTTCCTTTCCTTCGCTCTGGCCGTAACCCTGACCCTCATTTTACCCGCTTCCATGCTTCCACCCCGAAATGATCCAAAAGAGCTTACCAGGCTTACCGGGGTTATGCTGGGTTCGCTCTTTATTTTCCTGATAGGGCTACTGGACGATAAGTTTAACCTTAAGCCGCCTTTCCAGCTTCTGAGCCAGCTCGCGGTTTCCCTCATCGCCATCGCTTTTCTGGTCTTTATTGAAAGGGTTATGAACCCCTTTACCAACCAGCTGGTAATTTTCCCCTTCCCCCTGGTAATAGCTTTCACTATCTTCTGGATTTCCGGGATGATCAACACCGTTAATTTCCTGGACGGGCTTGATGGGCTTGCCACCGGAGTGGGAGCTATAACTTCGGCCGTCCTGGCCCTACATATGTGGAGGGAAGGGCAATTGAGTGTGGTTCCCCTGCCCTTAGCCCTCCTGGGTTCAACCCTTGGATTTCTGCCCTACAATTTCCACCCCGCCCGCGTTTTCATGGGCAGCTGCGGTGCCTTCTTCCTGGGCTATGCCCTGGGGACCCTATCCATCGTGGCTGGGGCTAAAGTGGCCACAATCCTCCTGGTTATGGGTGTGCCCATAATGGACGTAGCCTGGATAATATTTCAGCGGCTACGCTCCAGAAGTTCCATATTCCAGGCCGACAGGCGCCACCTCCACCACCGCCTCTATGACCTCGGTTTTTCCCAGAGGCAAATCGTGCTGGCCTACTACGGCGTAAGCCTTTTCTTCGGCATCCTGGTCTTCGTGCTCCCATCCCGGCTCTATAAGCTTCTGGCCCTGCTCCTCCTGTGGGCCATTACTTCTGTTCTCTTCTGGCTTTTAACTTTAAAGGGGGAAAAAGGTGGCAATAGGCTTCGTCATCATGGTGGCTAA
- a CDS encoding phospholipid carrier-dependent glycosyltransferase: MKGRGLVLVIILLGFGLRLWGLSSQPIWWDEARNIVVASRPLREIPTSGELDIHPPLYFFLLHFWMSIGGWQSPYSAITLDESGIPHDQAFAFFLRFLSVIFGTLSLPLCFTLGKELGGQTLALVATIALSLAPFWLLEAQQIRMYTVMLVFLLASGAMLWKGVREEKAWPFAAFGISAALSLLTHYSAFWVLVGWGIFLAPWALRRGLRGLSLAGLALVATIVIFSPQLPRALSQTLGYANPNLTVPAFSSFLRELLGALGAHPEIAGTLAAAGAFGLLLSGLRREALFLLSWLMVSTVLYYTSFFQKGGAFEPRYIAGISPALYLLIGAISRYHQKAGWALGLTIAGLFLRGFLKETRAPSFIREDSRALASYLYSCTSPADVIITDAPFPLNLYWPGFSPDQKGFARAHYLFADLYTLPETLSKITEGKKHAVLIHWFKSDADPRGLVKLLLDKHGELLEEVSFTGYQVWRYRLPEGKIPFTLTPSPEEVEVKFGDGLTLERADWGGREPNPVSLSPDLVSAAPGHKIWVALYWHLSHPTREPLKVAGYLRDERGLTLSQDDRWLLNDRHLRTPFWGSGNQSWVFLSIPVPPGTLPGRYWLYIAVYEENSGQRLPILDQAGNPAGTELKLGEVEILKPLRPFLPSELKIPFPLRAEWGNIAFLGHGGIPSELAPGQPLLFKSFWEALVSVGSGSVEFTLLDERGNPAVRWEKALRGAAGSEGAWWEWIELQIPPDISPGRYRLALGEKVFLGEITIKGRPHLFSPPSILNPLEIAFGQGIVLRGYEIHWHSGSVKVTLLWQCRERIAESYTVFTHILDAEGRYLAGHDSPPDGGKAPTNSWLPGEFILDVHEIPLPSGFKDGRYFLEVGLYDSSEEGLPRLHTLDGKDSVLLPLNP, translated from the coding sequence TCCTGGGGTTCGGACTGCGCCTCTGGGGCCTTTCATCCCAGCCTATCTGGTGGGATGAGGCCCGCAACATAGTGGTAGCTTCCAGACCTCTGAGAGAGATCCCCACCTCAGGGGAGCTGGATATACATCCTCCCCTTTATTTCTTCCTTCTCCATTTCTGGATGAGCATTGGAGGTTGGCAATCCCCGTACAGTGCCATAACCCTGGATGAAAGCGGCATCCCTCACGACCAGGCTTTTGCCTTTTTCCTGCGCTTTCTATCTGTCATCTTCGGTACCCTCAGCTTACCCCTTTGCTTCACTTTGGGTAAAGAGCTTGGGGGGCAGACCTTAGCACTGGTGGCCACAATCGCTTTATCCTTAGCTCCCTTCTGGCTTCTGGAAGCTCAGCAGATAAGGATGTATACCGTCATGCTGGTTTTCCTTTTGGCTTCCGGAGCCATGCTTTGGAAAGGGGTGCGGGAAGAAAAGGCCTGGCCGTTTGCAGCCTTCGGAATTTCCGCCGCCTTGAGCCTTCTGACTCATTATTCGGCTTTCTGGGTTCTTGTGGGATGGGGGATTTTCCTGGCTCCGTGGGCCTTGAGGAGAGGGCTCAGAGGCCTTTCCCTGGCAGGCCTTGCCCTGGTTGCAACTATAGTGATCTTCTCACCTCAGCTTCCCAGAGCTCTGAGCCAGACCCTGGGCTATGCTAACCCTAACTTGACTGTTCCGGCTTTCTCTTCCTTTTTGAGGGAGCTTCTTGGAGCTCTGGGAGCTCACCCAGAAATCGCTGGAACCCTGGCCGCAGCAGGGGCTTTTGGCCTTCTGCTTTCCGGCTTGCGGAGGGAAGCCCTATTCCTTCTGAGCTGGCTTATGGTATCAACCGTCCTCTATTACACTTCTTTTTTCCAGAAAGGCGGAGCCTTTGAGCCCCGCTACATAGCTGGAATTTCCCCAGCCCTTTACCTTCTAATAGGAGCTATTTCCCGGTATCACCAGAAAGCCGGCTGGGCTCTCGGGCTTACAATAGCGGGCCTTTTCCTCAGGGGCTTCTTGAAAGAAACTCGTGCTCCCTCTTTCATCCGTGAAGATTCACGAGCCCTTGCCTCTTACCTCTATTCCTGCACTTCCCCCGCTGATGTTATAATCACCGATGCTCCCTTTCCCCTGAACCTTTACTGGCCAGGCTTTAGCCCAGACCAGAAGGGGTTTGCGCGCGCCCATTACCTCTTTGCCGACCTCTATACGCTGCCCGAGACTCTCTCAAAGATAACGGAAGGGAAAAAGCATGCAGTTTTGATCCACTGGTTCAAATCCGATGCTGACCCCCGAGGATTGGTGAAGTTGCTTCTGGACAAACACGGAGAGCTTCTGGAAGAAGTTTCCTTCACCGGCTATCAGGTCTGGCGATACCGCCTTCCGGAAGGTAAAATCCCCTTTACCCTTACTCCTTCACCGGAAGAAGTAGAGGTCAAATTCGGCGATGGCCTTACCCTTGAGCGGGCCGATTGGGGTGGCAGGGAGCCGAATCCTGTTTCCCTCTCGCCAGACCTGGTATCTGCGGCGCCGGGCCACAAAATCTGGGTGGCCCTTTACTGGCACCTTTCTCACCCCACCCGTGAGCCCCTTAAGGTGGCAGGTTACCTCCGAGATGAGAGGGGCTTGACCCTAAGCCAGGATGACCGCTGGCTCCTCAACGACCGCCACCTCCGAACTCCTTTCTGGGGAAGTGGGAACCAAAGCTGGGTTTTCCTCTCCATTCCCGTCCCCCCTGGAACGCTACCAGGCCGATATTGGCTTTACATCGCCGTTTATGAGGAGAACTCCGGCCAGAGGCTTCCCATCCTGGATCAGGCTGGCAATCCGGCAGGGACGGAACTTAAGCTGGGGGAAGTGGAGATTTTGAAACCCCTAAGACCCTTTCTGCCTTCCGAGCTCAAAATCCCCTTCCCCCTGCGGGCTGAGTGGGGAAACATTGCTTTCCTTGGGCATGGGGGAATCCCTTCGGAGCTTGCTCCTGGCCAGCCTCTTCTCTTCAAGTCCTTCTGGGAAGCTCTGGTGTCAGTAGGTTCAGGTTCTGTTGAATTCACCTTGCTGGATGAAAGGGGTAATCCCGCAGTCCGTTGGGAAAAGGCTCTGAGGGGCGCAGCCGGGAGCGAGGGGGCCTGGTGGGAATGGATTGAGCTTCAGATCCCCCCCGATATTTCTCCCGGAAGGTACAGGTTAGCTCTAGGCGAAAAAGTTTTCCTCGGTGAAATCACCATAAAGGGGAGGCCGCACCTCTTTTCCCCTCCTTCTATCTTAAACCCTTTAGAAATCGCCTTTGGTCAGGGCATTGTGCTTAGAGGTTACGAAATTCACTGGCACAGCGGCAGCGTGAAGGTAACCCTGCTCTGGCAGTGTCGGGAGCGAATTGCAGAATCTTACACTGTTTTCACCCACATCCTGGATGCAGAGGGCCGCTACCTGGCCGGCCATGATTCCCCACCTGATGGAGGAAAGGCTCCAACGAATTCCTGGCTTCCGGGTGAGTTTATACTGGATGTGCACGAGATTCCTCTGCCTTCCGGATTTAAGGACGGCCGCTATTTCCTTGAAGTTGGGCTTTATGACTCCTCAGAGGAAGGGCTCCCCAGGCTCCATACACTGGACGGCAAGGATTCGGTTCTTTTACCCCTGAACCCCTGA
- a CDS encoding MBL fold metallo-hydrolase, which yields MKDTSWQSSLPPYLHTLQVPTPFPVGPVNLYLAEGNPLTLIDVGPRYGPAREALERALAVKGFRLADLGRLILTHAHSDHYGLAGTLAEEFGPEVLTHRFNFALMADHEVERERWLAFHSALVREAGMPLEEAQQVDRARRQITVFASPVRPTGALDDGDTVRLGDEEWVVLHTPGHAGGLICLYQPQRRLLISSDHLLRDISSNPVVEPPEREGEKRPSRLADYIRQLHRIAALPVALALPGHGPPVEDVPGLIDQRLRFHHQRGQEILKVLQKGPRTPYEISLELFPHLDPINRFLAISEVIGHLDILEAEGKVSSLVENRVRRWMRTG from the coding sequence ATGAAAGATACCTCCTGGCAATCTTCCCTCCCACCATACCTTCACACCCTTCAGGTCCCTACCCCTTTTCCGGTGGGACCGGTAAACCTGTATCTGGCTGAGGGCAATCCCCTGACGTTGATAGACGTCGGGCCCCGGTATGGACCTGCCCGGGAAGCTCTGGAAAGGGCTCTGGCGGTAAAGGGCTTCCGCCTTGCCGATCTGGGTCGTCTGATCCTCACTCACGCCCACAGTGATCACTATGGGTTAGCCGGAACCCTGGCGGAAGAGTTTGGTCCGGAAGTCCTGACCCACCGTTTTAACTTTGCTTTGATGGCCGATCATGAAGTGGAACGGGAGCGCTGGCTGGCTTTCCACAGCGCCCTTGTGCGGGAAGCCGGAATGCCCCTGGAGGAAGCTCAGCAGGTGGACCGAGCCCGGAGGCAAATAACCGTCTTTGCTTCTCCGGTCCGCCCGACCGGTGCACTGGACGATGGGGATACCGTCAGGCTTGGCGATGAAGAGTGGGTCGTCCTGCACACGCCAGGCCACGCCGGGGGGCTCATATGTCTCTACCAGCCCCAACGGCGGCTCCTTATCTCCAGCGACCATCTCCTGCGAGACATATCCTCTAATCCTGTTGTGGAGCCACCGGAACGAGAAGGAGAAAAGCGACCCTCCCGCCTGGCAGATTACATCCGCCAGCTACATCGGATTGCAGCCCTGCCAGTAGCGCTGGCCCTTCCAGGCCATGGCCCGCCTGTGGAAGACGTTCCTGGTTTAATTGACCAGCGCCTGAGATTTCACCACCAGCGGGGACAGGAAATCCTCAAAGTTCTTCAGAAAGGGCCACGCACCCCCTACGAAATTTCCCTTGAACTTTTTCCGCATCTGGACCCCATCAACCGTTTCCTGGCCATCTCGGAAGTAATCGGGCATCTGGATATACTGGAGGCGGAAGGAAAGGTATCGTCCCTGGTGGAAAACAGGGTTCGCCGCTGGATGAGGACCGGTTAA